One Cryptomeria japonica chromosome 9, Sugi_1.0, whole genome shotgun sequence genomic window carries:
- the LOC131034473 gene encoding uncharacterized protein LOC131034473, whose product MLRSKPALRRMIVGEEWSSSSYATTPAGIEMADCIFDEQGFWVPCDEIVKFVKPLVVLLQVADGDKPAMGYIYEGMDRAKEAIKFVYGADESKYGPIWEIIDRRWHHQLHRPIHAAAYYLNPAFRFIPSFKADAEVLNGLYAIMEKMGLAGTSQIDLFRELQMFSDAQGETFSRPVAKHARTTMMPDHWWNFFGPEAPNVQKLAIRILSQPCSASGCEHNWSMFEHIHSKRRNRLSVEKMNDLVFVHYNLRLRMRKNATVDMSPIILDEVDLEAEWANENQTAPGTPTAVFSDDDIDWIDQVDIEAEAVAMVEEEQRTRAETGNTETRSDTVVPDVGEHDTVVPDVGEHGMVSRGATMAAESSRTYFKRLRRGPGREGARPSQP is encoded by the exons atgcttaggtctaagcctgccttgagacgtatgattgttggtgaggagtggtcttcctcatcctatgctaccacccctgcagggatagagatggcagactgcatttttgatgagcaaggcttttgggtcccttgtgatgagatagtgaag tttgttaagcccttggtggttttgttgcaagttgcggatggagataagcccgcaatgggctatatatatgagggcatggatagggcgaaggaggccatcaaattcgtctatggagcagatgagagcaagtatggtcccatttgggagatcattgataggagatggcatcatcagctacataggcccatccatgcggcagcctattatctgaatccggcattccgttttatcccttctttcaaggctgatgcggaggtccttaatgggctatatgcaatcatggagaagatgggacttGCCGGTACTTCTCAaatagacctttttcgagagctacagatgttctcagatgcacaaggggagaccttctctcgtcctgtcgccaaaCACGCTagaacaactatgatgccag atcattggtggaacttttttggcccagaggcaccaaatgttcagaagttggccattcgtatcttgagccaaccatgcagcgcatcaggttgtgagcacaattggagtatgtttgagcacatacactccaagaggcgcaatagattatctgtggagaagatgaatgatctcgtctttgttcactacaacctccgcctgagaatgagaaagaatgcaacagttgacatgtctcctatcattctagatgaggttgatcttgaagcagagtgggccaatgagaatcagacagctcctgggactcctacagctgtatttagtgatgatgacattgattggatcgaccaggtagatatagaggctgaggctgtagccatggtagaggaggagcagagaacacgagcagagacaggaaatactgagactcggagtgacacagttgttcctgatgttggtgagcatgacacagtcgttcctgatgttggtgagcatggcatggtgtcacggggagcaactatggctgctgaatcatccaggacctactttaaacgccttcgcagggggccagggcgagagggtgcacggccatctcagccatag